The Candidatus Eisenbacteria bacterium genome has a window encoding:
- a CDS encoding aldehyde dehydrogenase family protein, which yields MNPSDTLSAPLLASGGRLLIGGEWREAASGKRFQTLNPATGEPIADIAEGDAPDIDAAVRAARQAFEGPWGAMSAAERGKALWRLGDLILAHLQDVARLETLDAGKPIAETTRIDVPLTADVFHYFAGAATKLEGATIPVSGPFFNYTLREPIGVVGLIVPWNFPLLIAARKVAAALAAGDTAVLKPASESPLTALRLGELALEAGIPPGVLNVVPGGGSTAGAALVAHPGVAGIAFTGSTETGQRLMQNASQTLKKLSLELGGKSANIVLEDADLDLASRSAINAIFYNKGEVCTAGSRLLVAPGVREPLLEKIVDRAGKLTQGDPLDPKTRLGPQISKGQVERIQRYVEIGKKEGARLVLGGEPAKVGDGKGFFWKPTIFDGVRNDMTIAREEIFGPVLSVIEVDDLDQAIARANESAFGLAAAIWTRDVKKAHRAARGLQAGTVWINAYNLYDAASPYGGTKASGFGRESGMASLEFYTQTKSVWVDLS from the coding sequence GTGAACCCCAGCGATACCCTGTCCGCTCCCTTGCTCGCCTCCGGCGGGCGCCTCCTCATCGGCGGCGAGTGGCGCGAGGCCGCCTCCGGCAAGCGCTTCCAGACCCTGAACCCCGCGACCGGCGAGCCGATCGCCGACATCGCCGAGGGCGACGCTCCCGACATCGACGCGGCGGTCCGCGCCGCGCGCCAGGCCTTCGAGGGCCCGTGGGGCGCGATGTCGGCCGCCGAGCGCGGGAAAGCGCTGTGGCGACTCGGCGATCTGATCCTGGCTCATCTGCAGGACGTCGCGCGTCTCGAGACGCTCGACGCCGGAAAGCCGATCGCCGAGACGACCCGGATCGACGTGCCGCTCACGGCGGACGTGTTCCACTACTTCGCGGGCGCCGCGACGAAGCTCGAGGGCGCCACGATCCCGGTGAGCGGACCCTTCTTCAACTACACGCTCCGCGAGCCGATCGGCGTGGTGGGCTTGATCGTGCCGTGGAACTTCCCGCTCCTGATCGCGGCCCGGAAGGTGGCGGCCGCCCTCGCGGCGGGCGACACGGCGGTCTTGAAGCCGGCCTCCGAGTCGCCTCTCACCGCGCTCCGGCTGGGCGAGCTCGCGCTCGAGGCCGGAATCCCTCCGGGCGTCCTGAACGTCGTTCCGGGCGGCGGCTCCACCGCGGGCGCCGCGCTCGTCGCGCATCCGGGCGTGGCCGGGATCGCCTTCACCGGCTCGACGGAGACCGGACAGAGGCTGATGCAGAACGCGTCGCAGACGCTGAAGAAACTGTCGCTCGAGCTCGGCGGCAAGTCCGCGAACATCGTGCTCGAGGACGCGGACCTGGACCTCGCGTCCCGCTCGGCGATCAACGCCATCTTCTACAACAAGGGCGAGGTGTGCACCGCCGGATCGCGGCTCCTGGTCGCGCCGGGCGTGCGCGAGCCGCTTCTCGAGAAGATCGTCGACCGCGCCGGGAAGCTCACGCAGGGAGATCCGCTCGATCCCAAGACGCGGCTCGGTCCCCAGATCTCGAAGGGCCAGGTCGAGCGCATCCAGCGCTACGTCGAGATCGGGAAGAAGGAGGGCGCGCGGCTCGTCCTGGGCGGCGAGCCCGCGAAGGTGGGAGACGGAAAGGGCTTCTTCTGGAAGCCGACGATCTTCGACGGCGTGCGGAACGACATGACGATCGCGCGCGAGGAGATCTTCGGCCCCGTGCTCTCCGTGATCGAGGTCGACGACCTGGACCAGGCGATCGCGCGCGCGAACGAGTCGGCATTCGGGCTCGCGGCCGCGATCTGGACGCGCGACGTGAAGAAAGCGCACCGCGCCGCCCGCGGACTCCAGGCGGGAACAGTGTGGATCAACGCCTACAACCTCTACGACGCCGCGTCGCCCTACGGCGGCACGAAGGCATCCGGCTTCGGCCGCGAGTCGGGAATGGCGAGCCTCGAGTTCTACACGCAGACGAAGAGCGTATGGGTCGATCTGAGCTGA
- a CDS encoding ester cyclase: METNAQRTWVEGLSRGDVSAADRVFASDCVIHINGSPETNLSVAGFKEMLRGLLGAFPDLRFTIEDQIVAGDKVATRWTADGTNNGPFGSVPATGRRVQVSGLILDRVVDGKIVERWEQWDQMAMLQQLGLAPA; this comes from the coding sequence ATGGAAACGAACGCCCAGCGCACGTGGGTCGAAGGCCTGAGTCGCGGAGATGTTTCGGCGGCTGACCGTGTTTTTGCGTCCGATTGCGTCATTCACATCAACGGGAGCCCAGAAACCAACCTCAGCGTAGCCGGATTCAAGGAAATGCTGCGTGGCCTGCTCGGCGCCTTTCCCGACCTGCGCTTCACGATCGAGGATCAGATTGTCGCGGGCGATAAGGTGGCCACACGCTGGACCGCTGATGGAACCAACAACGGGCCTTTCGGGTCCGTGCCGGCCACGGGACGTCGTGTGCAAGTCAGCGGGTTGATTCTGGACCGCGTCGTTGATGGGAAAATCGTGGAACGCTGGGAGCAGTGGGATCAGATGGCCATGCTACAGCAGCTCGGGTTGGCGCCAGCCTGA
- a CDS encoding enoyl-CoA hydratase-related protein has product MGRSELSAPAGTSEVLVEKRGRVALVTLNRPDALNALSVEMGAALRETIERAAGDPEVGAVVVTGAGRAFSAGGDIAFMKSVFDKGGKFEDFEPLVGGGPPFLRAIAACEKPVIAAVNGAAAGGGMSIALACDIRWASDRARFGQSFVKIGLHPDWGSLHTLPRLIGTSRALELMWTGDLIDAAEAHRIGLVSRIVGGDQLLPEALAFAERVASGPGFAIREIKRSVRESVGYTLEQALARELESQERCWKTRDAREGITSFLEKREPRFEGR; this is encoded by the coding sequence ATGGGTCGATCTGAGCTGAGCGCGCCGGCGGGCACGAGCGAGGTGCTGGTCGAGAAGCGCGGGCGCGTCGCGCTCGTCACGCTGAACCGCCCGGACGCGCTGAACGCCCTGAGCGTGGAGATGGGCGCCGCGCTGCGTGAGACGATCGAGCGCGCGGCCGGCGACCCGGAGGTCGGCGCTGTGGTCGTGACCGGCGCGGGCCGCGCGTTCTCCGCCGGCGGCGACATCGCGTTCATGAAGTCCGTGTTCGACAAGGGCGGGAAGTTCGAGGACTTCGAGCCGCTCGTCGGGGGCGGGCCTCCCTTCCTGCGCGCGATCGCGGCGTGTGAGAAGCCGGTGATCGCCGCGGTGAACGGCGCGGCCGCGGGCGGCGGCATGAGCATCGCGCTCGCGTGCGACATCCGGTGGGCTTCCGACCGCGCGCGCTTCGGGCAGTCCTTCGTGAAGATCGGACTCCACCCGGACTGGGGATCGCTCCACACGCTGCCGCGCCTCATCGGCACGTCGCGCGCGCTCGAGCTCATGTGGACCGGGGACCTGATCGACGCCGCCGAGGCGCACCGGATCGGTCTCGTGAGCCGCATCGTCGGCGGTGACCAGCTCCTTCCCGAAGCGCTCGCCTTCGCGGAGCGGGTGGCCTCCGGGCCGGGTTTCGCCATCCGGGAAATCAAGCGGTCGGTCCGCGAATCCGTCGGCTATACTCTGGAACAGGCCCTGGCGCGGGAGCTGGAATCGCAGGAGCGCTGCTGGAAGACCCGCGACGCGCGCGAGGGAATCACATCCTTCCTCGAGAAACGCGAGCCCCGGTTCGAGGGGCGTTGA
- a CDS encoding CoA-transferase, translating into MTLTPRERMVLRAAREIREGETVFVGTRLPLLAYLVAKATHARGATALYENGLIREEAARELLFTMGDPPNILDATCASTMLDVMGMMQAGRVDLGILGAAEVDRYGNLNSTEVPGGDGGVVRLPGSGGAADILSLARRTIVLVPLEKRRFVERVAFRTSPGHGDGPGWRERVGLPASSGPSAIITTHAVFRFDRAIEEAYLYEVYPGVSVDHILVRMSWQPRIAQPVGLTRSFTDEEIGTLRRIDPDGFWTRPES; encoded by the coding sequence GTGACGCTGACGCCGCGCGAGCGGATGGTGCTCCGCGCGGCCCGGGAGATCCGGGAGGGGGAGACCGTGTTCGTCGGAACGCGGCTCCCCCTTCTCGCGTATCTGGTCGCCAAGGCGACCCACGCGCGCGGCGCGACGGCGCTCTACGAGAACGGACTCATCCGCGAGGAGGCCGCCCGCGAGCTCCTCTTCACGATGGGCGACCCGCCGAACATCCTGGACGCCACCTGCGCGTCGACCATGCTCGACGTGATGGGCATGATGCAGGCGGGACGCGTGGACCTCGGCATCCTCGGCGCGGCCGAGGTGGACCGGTACGGCAACCTGAACTCCACCGAGGTGCCCGGCGGTGACGGCGGCGTCGTACGTCTCCCGGGCAGCGGCGGCGCGGCGGACATCCTCTCGCTCGCCCGCCGCACGATCGTGCTCGTTCCCCTCGAGAAGCGCCGCTTCGTGGAGCGCGTGGCGTTCCGGACGTCGCCGGGGCACGGCGACGGGCCGGGCTGGCGCGAGCGCGTGGGGCTTCCGGCCTCGAGCGGCCCGAGCGCGATCATCACGACGCATGCCGTCTTCCGGTTCGACCGGGCGATCGAGGAGGCGTACCTCTACGAGGTCTACCCCGGCGTGTCCGTGGACCACATCCTGGTCCGCATGTCCTGGCAGCCCCGGATCGCCCAGCCCGTCGGGCTGACGCGGTCCTTCACGGACGAGGAGATCGGGACGCTCCGGCGCATCGACCCGGACGGGTTCTGGACCCGTCCCGAGAGCTGA
- a CDS encoding enoyl-CoA hydratase/isomerase family protein, whose translation MTPETMAPPAGTLCGYRVENGIAFFELCDPPANTYTHEMMRALDEAILKARFDENVHVIVIRGAGDKFFCAGANIKMLQTANPVFKYYFCLHANETLNRLEQTPKLVIAALNGHCVGGGLEIAMAADIRIAKKGAGKLGLPEVTLGVLPGTGGTQRLSRLVGKPKSIELMATGSTFSFEEGLAMGIVNHVFDAEDFDAKVVEYAKQFVPPSKASKAVGRIKRSVQSGWEIPFSEALAIERELQQQLFTSEDAKEGLTAYVEKRPPKFSGK comes from the coding sequence GTGACGCCCGAAACCATGGCTCCGCCCGCCGGCACGCTCTGCGGCTATCGCGTCGAGAACGGCATCGCGTTCTTCGAGCTCTGCGACCCGCCCGCGAACACCTACACGCACGAGATGATGCGCGCTCTCGACGAGGCGATCTTGAAGGCGCGCTTCGACGAGAACGTCCACGTGATCGTGATCCGCGGCGCCGGCGACAAGTTCTTCTGCGCTGGCGCGAACATCAAGATGCTCCAGACCGCGAATCCGGTCTTCAAGTACTACTTCTGCCTCCACGCGAACGAGACGCTGAACCGGCTCGAGCAGACCCCGAAGCTCGTGATCGCCGCGCTGAACGGCCATTGCGTGGGCGGCGGGCTCGAGATCGCGATGGCAGCCGACATCCGGATCGCGAAGAAGGGCGCGGGCAAGCTCGGGCTTCCCGAGGTCACGCTCGGCGTGCTCCCGGGTACGGGCGGCACGCAGCGGCTTTCGAGGCTGGTCGGGAAACCGAAGTCGATCGAACTCATGGCGACCGGCTCGACCTTCTCCTTCGAGGAAGGCCTCGCCATGGGCATCGTGAACCACGTGTTCGACGCCGAGGACTTCGACGCGAAGGTCGTGGAGTACGCGAAGCAGTTCGTCCCGCCGTCGAAGGCCTCGAAGGCCGTGGGAAGGATCAAGCGCTCCGTCCAGTCCGGCTGGGAGATTCCGTTCAGCGAGGCGCTCGCCATCGAGCGCGAGCTGCAGCAGCAGCTCTTCACGAGCGAGGACGCGAAGGAAGGCCTCACCGCGTACGTGGAGAAGCGTCCGCCCAAGTTCAGCGGCAAGTAA